One window of the Chryseobacterium sp. CY350 genome contains the following:
- a CDS encoding 2'-5' RNA ligase family protein — translation MDSTTEAQQIYNQLYHSSKHLVRAGEIDIDQNLSDQKNDHRRGLSIILRPDRNTANQMEKFQDEMQKLDSRQYYQPKTDLHITLLSIITAYDGFKSEQIDIDHYSNIISDALKNQKKFSISLQGVTCSTGAVMIQGFDESGNLQAMRENIQQAFKNFKIKDSLDSRYPLKTAHFTVARFMQPLTNPQSYYEIIEKYRDHYFGSFEVAEFDFVYHDWYQSIDKLQILKKLKLH, via the coding sequence ATGGACAGTACAACTGAAGCTCAACAAATCTACAATCAATTATATCACAGTTCAAAACACCTTGTACGGGCTGGAGAAATTGATATTGACCAAAATTTGTCTGATCAAAAAAATGATCATCGGCGTGGTCTAAGTATTATTCTTCGTCCTGATCGCAATACGGCAAATCAAATGGAAAAATTTCAAGACGAAATGCAAAAGCTCGACAGTAGACAATACTATCAGCCCAAAACAGACCTGCATATTACTTTACTATCGATCATTACAGCATATGATGGTTTCAAATCGGAACAAATTGATATCGACCATTATTCAAATATCATCAGCGACGCTTTAAAAAACCAAAAAAAATTTTCGATATCATTACAGGGCGTTACCTGTTCCACAGGTGCTGTCATGATACAAGGATTTGATGAGAGTGGGAACTTGCAAGCCATGAGGGAAAATATCCAACAGGCTTTTAAAAACTTTAAGATCAAAGATTCTTTAGATTCGAGATACCCATTAAAAACAGCACATTTTACGGTAGCCAGGTTTATGCAACCTCTTACGAATCCGCAATCATATTATGAAATCATAGAGAAATACAGAGATCATTATTTTGGATCCTTTGAGGTTGCAGAATTTGATTTTGTCTATCATGACTGGTATCAAAGTATTGACAAACTTCAAATTCTAAAAAAATTAAAACTGCATTAA
- a CDS encoding NmrA family NAD(P)-binding protein: protein MILVTTPTGNTGSMILQQLVEQEQQVRIFVRDPEKISAAVLEKVEVAAGSLLNESEFTEALQGCDTLYFCVPQSNTQENVNAYYENFANVALNAIINAGTRRVVYLSSGGKESNLQAGLITALHKAEDIINQSGASVRALRCPIFYESILYQTASLKETGMFFLPIDGNYKMPQVAVKDISKKAVEFLIDKTWTGVEGYAIQGPENISYNDIAYQLSELIGKPIRFQQVSNEDYIKTLLRQHHTSEAFAVSLTEMLTAIGNGLYDTEPRTNYTSTTIKEWMRENVVDKIK from the coding sequence ATGATTTTAGTAACGACGCCGACAGGCAACACAGGCTCAATGATTTTGCAACAATTAGTAGAGCAAGAACAGCAGGTCAGAATTTTTGTCAGAGATCCTGAAAAAATATCAGCTGCCGTTTTAGAGAAAGTAGAAGTTGCCGCGGGATCACTCTTGAATGAATCTGAATTTACAGAAGCATTACAAGGATGCGACACGCTTTATTTCTGTGTGCCTCAGAGCAACACACAAGAAAACGTAAATGCCTACTATGAAAACTTCGCCAACGTGGCTTTAAATGCAATTATAAATGCAGGTACACGAAGAGTTGTCTATTTGTCAAGCGGTGGAAAAGAAAGCAATTTGCAGGCAGGACTTATCACAGCACTGCACAAAGCGGAAGATATAATCAATCAGTCAGGTGCATCAGTGAGAGCATTGCGCTGTCCTATATTTTACGAAAGTATTTTGTATCAAACCGCTTCATTAAAAGAAACTGGAATGTTCTTTTTGCCCATTGACGGAAATTACAAAATGCCACAAGTCGCGGTAAAAGACATTTCCAAGAAAGCTGTGGAATTTCTTATTGATAAAACCTGGACAGGTGTAGAAGGATACGCTATTCAGGGTCCTGAAAATATCAGCTATAACGACATTGCCTATCAACTCAGTGAATTGATAGGCAAACCGATACGTTTTCAGCAGGTTTCAAATGAGGACTATATTAAAACACTGTTGCGACAACACCATACTTCGGAAGCATTTGCAGTCTCTTTAACTGAAATGCTGACGGCAATTGGTAATGGCCTTTACGATACTGAGCCACGAACAAATTACACATCAACAACAATTAAAGAGTGGATGAGAGAAAATGTAGTTGATAAAATAAAGTAA
- a CDS encoding VOC family protein produces the protein MIKIKYAHTNIITKDWKKLAKFYEIVFNCIPVPPIRTYQGEWLDKGTGVVNADIQGMQLRLPGYGDNGPTLEIYQYSEMINAERRIANQKGFGHIAFQVEDIAGLLALALANGASKIGELSEHHFDNMAVFKFIYISDPDGNIIELLNWS, from the coding sequence ATGATAAAAATAAAGTACGCTCACACCAACATAATAACGAAGGATTGGAAGAAACTTGCAAAGTTTTATGAAATTGTATTTAATTGCATACCAGTTCCACCTATACGAACTTATCAAGGAGAGTGGCTTGACAAAGGCACCGGTGTTGTAAATGCTGATATACAAGGGATGCAATTACGTTTACCCGGCTATGGCGATAATGGACCAACACTCGAGATCTATCAGTATTCAGAAATGATAAATGCTGAAAGACGCATAGCTAATCAAAAAGGATTTGGACATATTGCATTCCAGGTAGAGGACATTGCCGGACTTTTAGCATTAGCATTAGCGAATGGAGCTTCGAAGATTGGAGAGCTAAGCGAACATCATTTTGATAATATGGCTGTGTTTAAGTTTATTTATATTTCGGATCCTGACGGAAATATAATAGAACTCCTAAACTGGAGTTGA
- a CDS encoding nitronate monooxygenase, producing MKENNVILIGTCTTLEEAILHEKSGIDIICFQGSETGGHRENFLSEIPTDDLGISLLSEVASAVSVPIIYAGGIYSGQDMIRLKNHGVQG from the coding sequence TTGAAAGAGAATAACGTCATTCTTATCGGTACATGCACAACTTTGGAGGAAGCGATTTTGCACGAGAAATCCGGTATTGATATTATTTGTTTTCAAGGCTCAGAAACAGGTGGACACAGGGAAAACTTCTTATCTGAAATACCAACTGACGATTTGGGTATTTCACTCCTGTCAGAGGTGGCATCCGCAGTTTCGGTTCCCATTATTTATGCTGGTGGTATTTATTCAGGACAAGATATGATAAGGTTGAAAAACCATGGTGTTCAAGGTTAG
- a CDS encoding Crp/Fnr family transcriptional regulator — translation MYTQLEKYLTTSTEIDGETVSYISSYFKTKKTKRNEFLLREGEICKHFYFVNKGCIRLFNINKDGEEGTRYFHFEDAFGTALPSLINQKPSYECMQTIEPSELLVINRDDYFHLVDTVPQFAFVYRQILESAYLKSQERIYCFQSLEAIEKVRWVMTNQSKWLTRLSNKMVASYLGLTPQTLSRLKSKL, via the coding sequence GTGTACACACAATTAGAAAAATATCTTACAACTAGTACTGAAATTGACGGTGAGACAGTTTCATATATCTCGTCCTATTTCAAAACAAAAAAAACCAAACGGAATGAATTCCTGTTGAGAGAAGGTGAAATTTGCAAACATTTCTATTTTGTCAATAAAGGCTGTATAAGGCTTTTCAATATTAATAAGGACGGAGAAGAAGGCACAAGATATTTTCATTTTGAGGATGCTTTTGGAACCGCTTTACCAAGTCTTATCAATCAAAAACCATCGTATGAATGTATGCAGACTATTGAACCTTCGGAGTTGCTGGTCATCAACCGCGACGACTACTTTCATTTGGTCGATACGGTTCCGCAGTTCGCTTTCGTTTACAGACAAATTCTGGAATCAGCATATCTTAAGTCTCAGGAACGTATATACTGTTTTCAAAGTTTAGAAGCCATAGAAAAAGTTCGTTGGGTTATGACAAATCAATCAAAATGGTTGACAAGACTATCAAACAAAATGGTTGCCTCGTATTTGGGGCTCACACCTCAGACATTAAGCAGATTAAAATCAAAGCTGTAA
- the dapB gene encoding 4-hydroxy-tetrahydrodipicolinate reductase: MIKVCIAGGTGWAGSELSKGVFMHPNMELVSAISRKHKGENLGTVLNLASADIPIFGDIETALKEVDFDVLVEYTKPDIAMKNVISSLKRGKNVVIGTSGLTDEDYSEIEKTADENNTSVLAVGNFAITVVLLQKFSEIAAKYIPNFEIIDYAHEDKTDAPSGTARELAYRLSKVQKPNQYVTEEDLIGEKASRGAKLNEVQVHSVRLPGHVISIETIFGLKDEKLSIRHDSGSSAEPYVKGGLLAIEKVGTFNGLRRGLDSVMEF; this comes from the coding sequence ATGATAAAAGTATGTATTGCAGGCGGCACCGGCTGGGCAGGTTCTGAATTGAGCAAAGGCGTTTTTATGCACCCTAATATGGAATTGGTTAGTGCAATTTCAAGAAAACATAAAGGAGAAAATTTAGGTACTGTTCTTAATTTAGCTTCAGCAGACATTCCAATTTTTGGTGATATCGAAACGGCATTAAAAGAAGTAGATTTTGACGTACTGGTAGAATATACAAAGCCAGACATTGCAATGAAGAACGTGATCTCTTCTCTTAAAAGAGGTAAAAATGTGGTTATCGGAACCTCCGGGCTTACCGATGAAGACTATTCAGAAATTGAAAAAACAGCAGACGAAAACAACACTTCTGTTTTGGCTGTTGGAAACTTTGCTATAACGGTCGTTTTGCTACAAAAGTTTTCCGAAATTGCAGCAAAATATATCCCAAACTTTGAGATTATAGATTACGCCCACGAAGACAAAACAGATGCACCAAGTGGAACCGCAAGAGAATTGGCTTACCGACTTTCAAAAGTTCAGAAACCCAATCAATATGTTACTGAAGAAGATCTGATTGGCGAGAAGGCCAGTCGCGGTGCAAAACTTAATGAAGTTCAGGTGCATTCCGTCAGGCTTCCGGGTCACGTAATTTCCATCGAAACAATCTTCGGATTAAAAGATGAAAAGTTGTCCATTCGTCACGATTCAGGATCAAGTGCAGAACCTTATGTAAAAGGCGGACTTTTGGCAATTGAAAAAGTGGGAACCTTCAACGGATTAAGAAGAGGACTTGACAGTGTAATGGAATTTTAA
- a CDS encoding winged helix-turn-helix transcriptional regulator, with amino-acid sequence MDPINISQTKKDDNYFKLQQALHLKSNLDESCILNQSLTLIANKWTLLVLMALMQGTKRNSELQKQIDGISPKMLTQTLKILIGYGMVTRKAFPVVPPKVEYQLTEFGKSTADPLMALLEWSSKWEPQLTKLYKESL; translated from the coding sequence ATGGACCCAATCAACATCAGTCAAACAAAAAAAGATGATAATTATTTTAAATTGCAGCAGGCATTGCATTTAAAATCCAACTTGGATGAAAGTTGTATTCTTAATCAGTCATTAACCTTGATTGCGAATAAATGGACTTTGCTTGTTTTAATGGCATTGATGCAGGGAACCAAGCGCAACAGTGAACTGCAAAAGCAAATTGATGGGATATCTCCTAAGATGCTCACCCAGACTCTGAAAATTTTGATCGGCTATGGGATGGTCACACGAAAAGCATTTCCAGTAGTTCCGCCAAAAGTAGAATACCAATTGACTGAATTTGGTAAAAGCACAGCAGATCCTCTAATGGCTCTTCTTGAGTGGTCTTCCAAATGGGAGCCTCAACTGACAAAATTATACAAAGAAAGTCTTTGA
- a CDS encoding nuclear transport factor 2 family protein — protein MTQLHPLPPFNEETAIQKIQKAEDAWNSKDPIQISKAYTLDTEWRNRDQFINGRKEVQDFLADKWKNELDYKLKKQLWTFNDNRIAVRFEYEYRDKNGQWYRAYGNENWEFDENGFMKKRFASINDLKIEETERRL, from the coding sequence ATGACACAATTACATCCACTCCCACCTTTTAACGAAGAGACAGCGATACAAAAAATTCAAAAGGCAGAAGATGCCTGGAACAGCAAAGACCCAATTCAAATTTCAAAAGCATATACTCTTGATACAGAATGGCGCAATCGAGATCAATTTATCAACGGAAGAAAAGAAGTACAGGATTTTCTTGCTGACAAATGGAAAAATGAATTGGATTATAAACTTAAAAAACAGCTATGGACATTTAACGACAATCGTATCGCTGTACGATTTGAGTACGAATATCGTGACAAAAATGGTCAATGGTATAGAGCTTACGGAAACGAAAACTGGGAATTTGATGAAAATGGATTCATGAAAAAAAGGTTCGCAAGCATTAATGATTTAAAAATTGAAGAGACAGAACGTAGGTTATAA
- a CDS encoding alpha/beta fold hydrolase: MTHNHSTLFKTINVDGINIAYREAGNPKNPTIVLLHGFPSSSHQYRKVLSQLSDDFHLIAPDYPSFGDSDFPLASEYKYTFDNIAKTIDAFLEKKKVDSYALMIQDYGAPIGFRIATAHPERVTAIINQNGNAYLEGLGDAWAGIRALWKDRNPETEKAILPSFSLDGLKWQYTHGTRNIETINPDTWHLDYLRLSRPNAHQVNMDLFYDYQNNLKLYPKWQRYLRDNQPPLLIVWGKNDAFFPESGAAAFKKDVKEIDYNIYDTGHFALEEDGDEIIKKIRIFMTKFGR; this comes from the coding sequence ATGACACACAACCACTCCACATTATTTAAAACCATTAATGTTGACGGAATCAACATTGCTTACAGAGAGGCTGGAAATCCGAAAAACCCCACAATAGTGCTGTTACATGGCTTTCCCTCATCTTCACATCAATACCGGAAAGTTTTGTCGCAATTATCTGATGACTTTCACTTGATCGCACCGGACTATCCCTCATTTGGAGACAGCGATTTTCCATTGGCAAGTGAATATAAATACACTTTTGATAATATTGCAAAAACAATAGACGCCTTTTTAGAAAAGAAAAAAGTTGACTCTTATGCATTAATGATACAAGATTATGGAGCACCTATTGGTTTCAGGATAGCTACAGCTCATCCGGAAAGGGTTACGGCAATAATTAATCAAAACGGCAACGCCTATTTAGAAGGTCTGGGTGACGCTTGGGCTGGAATCAGAGCACTTTGGAAAGACCGAAACCCTGAAACCGAAAAAGCCATACTGCCATCCTTTTCATTAGACGGTTTGAAATGGCAATACACACACGGAACAAGAAATATTGAAACAATAAATCCAGACACTTGGCATTTAGATTATTTAAGACTTTCAAGACCAAATGCACATCAAGTGAATATGGATCTGTTTTATGATTATCAAAACAACTTAAAACTTTACCCAAAATGGCAACGGTACCTAAGAGACAATCAGCCGCCTTTATTGATAGTTTGGGGTAAAAACGATGCGTTTTTTCCTGAGAGCGGAGCAGCTGCTTTCAAAAAAGATGTAAAGGAAATTGACTATAATATTTATGATACAGGACATTTTGCATTAGAAGAAGATGGAGATGAAATTATAAAAAAAATTAGAATATTTATGACGAAATTTGGTCGTTAA
- a CDS encoding nuclear transport factor 2 family protein, translating to MEKTEGYKILNDLLRAFNQDTETVLKLFNLESTIEYPYAKEMGLPYQLTKDDYRKHLDNMLGQMPDILFTGIKVDALHEADWYWGEFHGETTVPHSGAVYKQNYVVNFKLENGKFSFYKEYWNVLPVLQSLMAKEEAHRIIDQPIK from the coding sequence ATGGAAAAAACAGAAGGTTATAAAATTCTGAATGATTTGCTGCGCGCATTTAATCAGGATACAGAGACGGTATTGAAATTATTCAATTTAGAATCAACAATTGAGTATCCATACGCAAAGGAAATGGGTCTTCCTTATCAACTGACGAAAGATGACTATCGAAAACATCTCGATAATATGCTGGGACAAATGCCCGATATCTTGTTCACCGGTATTAAAGTGGATGCCTTACACGAAGCGGATTGGTATTGGGGAGAATTTCATGGTGAAACTACAGTGCCACACTCAGGCGCAGTCTACAAGCAAAATTACGTCGTCAATTTTAAACTGGAAAATGGAAAGTTCAGTTTTTACAAAGAGTATTGGAATGTCCTGCCGGTTTTGCAATCATTGATGGCAAAAGAAGAAGCGCATCGTATCATAGATCAACCAATAAAATGA
- a CDS encoding NmrA family NAD(P)-binding protein has translation MKKIAVAAATGNLGKRVAQQISLQGAETVLLGQNLERLTQLNISNSTPAVADLSNREQMIEATKGVDALFILVPPVLNTTSLEEWYHQVTDAGIAAVNANKIKKVVLISSLGASTTPNLATVSYCGAMEVAFDKLSTNILALRPGYFMENFVQQAKSIMKDGKFSFPFDGDHDIPFISTDDIGDAAAHYLLDETWAGHWKLNLMGPENITLKDAAARLTTLTNKPIEYVQQSFDELKAQLKTLGITDKVLQELVDLHNALGDPNGAYATPRTPEVSTSTSFEQFAKQKLLPLL, from the coding sequence ATGAAGAAAATAGCAGTTGCCGCCGCAACAGGAAATCTAGGCAAAAGAGTAGCACAGCAGATATCACTACAAGGCGCAGAAACGGTTTTGCTTGGCCAAAATCTTGAAAGATTGACACAATTAAATATCAGCAATTCAACTCCGGCAGTTGCAGATCTCAGCAACAGGGAGCAGATGATTGAAGCCACAAAAGGTGTAGATGCATTATTCATTCTTGTTCCACCGGTTTTAAACACAACAAGTCTGGAAGAATGGTACCATCAAGTTACCGATGCCGGTATTGCAGCGGTGAATGCAAATAAAATTAAGAAAGTAGTTCTCATCTCATCTCTCGGGGCGTCGACGACTCCCAATCTTGCAACCGTGAGCTACTGTGGAGCTATGGAAGTCGCTTTTGACAAACTCAGCACCAACATACTAGCATTAAGGCCGGGATATTTTATGGAAAATTTTGTACAACAGGCAAAAAGCATAATGAAAGATGGCAAATTCAGCTTCCCTTTCGACGGTGATCACGACATTCCATTTATCAGTACAGATGATATCGGTGATGCAGCGGCTCATTACTTGCTGGATGAAACCTGGGCAGGTCATTGGAAACTGAATCTGATGGGTCCTGAGAATATTACATTGAAGGATGCGGCGGCGCGACTGACAACGCTGACAAATAAACCTATAGAGTATGTACAGCAGTCTTTTGATGAACTAAAAGCTCAACTTAAGACTTTGGGTATTACAGATAAAGTACTACAGGAATTAGTCGATCTTCACAATGCTTTGGGAGATCCAAATGGCGCTTATGCTACTCCACGCACGCCGGAAGTTTCAACGTCCACAAGCTTTGAACAGTTTGCAAAACAGAAACTGTTACCTCTACTGTAA
- a CDS encoding S41 family peptidase codes for MKFLIFLSLFITSTLYAQSNRFSDRDLFDLAKVWGFIKYYHPAASQGKIDWDDALLKSLCNPNKSSTDEIITSWLDQADQSLSDQIAMRKSECDSITLRNYDDSWINKLNPANRKRLLDLTAQPKNVGSFYSNPVENSIRFNSTNEKTYTQFSADIKMLELFRIWNAIEYFYPYKYLLDEKWDHVLQKYIPLFKKIKTETDYKSAVMQLAAEIQDSHVEIKKTLQYDVVGKFSAPFIFQIADGKVVITGIKDEAKMMNANLEVGDLITKINGKSVLESLNINSKYFAYSNEAVKLREAYSYLFSSNDPNSVIEGVKKNGKAFKTVMERTERIFQNEWDKDGIPNYQLFYKNKTYTYLTYNEKESRLNPTYPLDDKVYFEFASLKATEIPSLMEKYQDTRGMVFDLRGYNNDGSLIKIFDYLLSKPEHFGIMTQADFSQPGKFCFVDNIIDKSYKFAGRNNPNAYKGQVVVLINEYTQSAAELWAMIFKKVPNVIFVGSQTAGADGNKTSIKMTDGNEIIFSGLGIYYPNGDETQRIGIQPDIVVHLTVESIRNNHDLLLLKAFELIDQKK; via the coding sequence ATGAAATTTCTTATTTTTCTTTCGTTATTTATAACATCTACCCTATACGCTCAGAGCAACAGATTCTCTGACCGTGATTTATTTGACTTAGCTAAAGTTTGGGGGTTTATCAAATATTATCATCCGGCAGCTTCACAGGGAAAAATAGATTGGGATGACGCTCTTCTTAAATCTTTGTGCAATCCAAATAAATCTTCCACCGATGAAATAATCACCAGCTGGCTTGATCAGGCAGACCAAAGCTTATCTGATCAGATTGCTATGAGAAAATCGGAATGTGACAGCATTACCCTCCGTAACTATGATGATTCGTGGATCAATAAATTAAATCCTGCTAACAGAAAACGCTTGCTGGATCTGACAGCTCAACCCAAAAATGTAGGATCATTCTACTCCAATCCTGTTGAAAACAGCATTCGTTTCAACAGTACCAATGAAAAAACATACACCCAGTTTTCGGCAGATATTAAAATGCTGGAACTCTTCAGAATCTGGAATGCGATCGAATATTTTTATCCCTACAAATATCTTCTGGATGAAAAATGGGATCATGTTCTACAAAAGTACATTCCTCTATTCAAAAAAATAAAGACAGAAACAGACTACAAATCTGCGGTGATGCAGCTTGCTGCTGAAATTCAGGACAGCCATGTTGAAATAAAGAAAACTTTACAGTACGATGTAGTCGGAAAATTCTCTGCTCCGTTTATTTTTCAGATCGCCGACGGCAAAGTTGTCATCACCGGAATTAAAGATGAGGCAAAGATGATGAACGCCAACCTTGAAGTTGGTGATCTCATTACCAAGATCAATGGAAAATCTGTGTTAGAATCGCTTAATATTAATTCCAAATATTTTGCATATTCCAATGAAGCAGTAAAATTACGTGAGGCTTATAGCTATCTTTTCAGCAGCAATGACCCGAATTCAGTAATAGAAGGTGTTAAAAAGAATGGAAAGGCTTTCAAAACGGTGATGGAAAGGACTGAGCGAATCTTTCAAAACGAATGGGACAAAGACGGCATACCCAATTATCAGTTGTTTTACAAAAACAAAACCTACACCTACCTCACTTATAATGAGAAAGAGAGCCGTCTAAATCCAACTTATCCTCTTGATGACAAAGTGTATTTTGAGTTTGCCTCTTTAAAAGCAACAGAAATTCCTTCATTAATGGAAAAGTATCAAGATACCAGAGGAATGGTTTTCGACCTCCGCGGCTATAATAATGACGGCTCATTAATAAAGATCTTCGACTATCTTCTGAGTAAACCAGAGCATTTCGGGATTATGACGCAAGCAGATTTCAGCCAGCCGGGCAAATTCTGCTTTGTTGATAATATCATTGACAAATCCTACAAATTTGCGGGCAGGAATAATCCCAATGCCTACAAAGGTCAGGTTGTTGTTTTAATCAACGAGTACACACAGAGTGCAGCTGAACTTTGGGCAATGATATTTAAAAAGGTTCCCAACGTCATCTTTGTAGGAAGTCAGACTGCAGGGGCTGACGGGAATAAGACCTCAATTAAAATGACCGATGGAAATGAAATTATTTTTTCAGGACTGGGCATTTATTATCCAAATGGCGATGAAACCCAGCGAATCGGTATTCAACCAGACATTGTCGTGCACCTCACCGTTGAGAGCATCAGAAATAATCACGATCTGCTTTTGCTGAAAGCTTTTGAACTTATTGATCAAAAGAAATAA
- a CDS encoding nitronate monooxygenase family protein gives MKLIDKVKNDTDQTFAVNIFVYELPEIDRKLKENYTRVKNIVENLANHHQLEVKLPEIEELTFNGYHDLIDVVISKGCKILSFTFGLPDKVSIQ, from the coding sequence TTGAAACTAATAGATAAAGTTAAAAACGATACTGACCAAACTTTCGCTGTAAATATTTTTGTGTATGAATTACCTGAAATTGATCGAAAATTAAAAGAAAATTATACGAGAGTTAAAAACATCGTAGAGAATCTTGCAAATCATCATCAGTTAGAAGTTAAACTTCCAGAGATAGAAGAACTTACCTTCAATGGATATCATGATCTAATTGATGTTGTTATTTCTAAAGGGTGTAAGATCTTAAGCTTTACTTTCGGACTGCCCGACAAAGTAAGCATACAGTAA
- a CDS encoding tautomerase family protein — protein MIETFAAPELDCYQIIHENKRGLIKAFDIDVGYTRTQKITIIQITHQGHNRVQKIKIYSLMSQKLEKIGIPSTDLIISLTANTKENWSFGLVKHNS, from the coding sequence TTGATCGAAACCTTTGCCGCTCCAGAACTTGACTGCTACCAGATTATCCACGAGAACAAGAGAGGTTTGATAAAAGCTTTTGACATAGATGTTGGCTATACACGTACTCAAAAAATAACAATTATTCAGATTACACACCAGGGACATAACAGGGTACAAAAGATAAAAATATACTCATTGATGAGTCAAAAGCTCGAGAAAATTGGCATTCCATCAACAGACCTTATTATTTCCCTTACAGCAAACACAAAAGAAAATTGGTCATTTGGGCTTGTAAAGCACAATTCTTAA
- a CDS encoding epoxide hydrolase family protein, which translates to MIEPFSAHISEEILDDLKTRIRNTRWTDEIRNSDWHYGTSQSFLKDLCHYWLNNFDWRKVEAEINSFPNFIGTIDDHEIHFILVKGKGENCIPLIVTHGWPGSFIEMIKLIPMLTEDKDLSFDLVIPSIIGFGYSGASTVDGCNSEFIADLWRKLMLELGYKRFGAQGGDIGSGISTWLALKFPENIIGLHVNYISSSYKPYMKEGKQITSEVLEFQKFVKIWSSREGAYSNIQSTKPQTLAYGLNDSPVGLCAWIMEKFNAWSDNDCNIYNVFSKDELLANVTLYWITKSIHSSMRIYSENSKHPLQFGENDFIKVPVGFAKFPKELPTPPRSYIEESFNITHWTEMPSGGHFAAMEQPKLLAYDIKNFFKSLI; encoded by the coding sequence ATGATAGAACCATTTTCGGCACATATTTCTGAAGAAATTCTTGACGATTTGAAGACAAGAATCAGAAACACCCGTTGGACAGATGAGATAAGGAATTCTGATTGGCATTATGGGACGAGTCAATCCTTTTTAAAAGATTTATGCCATTACTGGCTTAACAATTTTGACTGGAGGAAAGTGGAGGCAGAAATAAATTCTTTTCCAAATTTTATCGGTACCATTGATGATCACGAAATTCATTTTATACTTGTAAAGGGAAAAGGTGAAAATTGTATTCCACTAATTGTTACGCATGGTTGGCCAGGCTCATTTATTGAAATGATAAAACTGATTCCTATGTTAACCGAAGATAAAGATCTCTCTTTTGATCTGGTCATTCCCTCCATAATTGGTTTTGGATATTCCGGCGCAAGTACTGTTGACGGATGCAACTCTGAGTTTATTGCTGATCTTTGGCGGAAATTAATGCTGGAATTGGGATACAAAAGATTTGGAGCTCAAGGAGGTGATATTGGATCAGGGATTAGCACGTGGCTGGCTTTGAAGTTTCCCGAAAACATAATCGGCCTGCATGTGAATTACATTTCAAGTTCTTACAAACCTTATATGAAAGAAGGGAAACAAATTACTTCTGAAGTGTTGGAATTTCAAAAATTTGTTAAGATTTGGTCTTCCAGAGAAGGTGCCTATTCCAATATTCAAAGTACGAAACCTCAAACTTTGGCTTACGGATTAAACGATTCGCCTGTGGGATTGTGTGCCTGGATTATGGAAAAATTCAATGCCTGGAGCGATAATGATTGTAATATTTATAATGTTTTTTCAAAAGACGAACTACTGGCGAACGTAACCTTGTATTGGATTACGAAAAGTATCCATTCATCGATGCGGATATACAGTGAAAACAGCAAACATCCATTACAATTTGGAGAAAACGACTTTATAAAAGTTCCTGTCGGTTTCGCAAAATTTCCAAAAGAACTGCCTACTCCGCCACGTTCCTATATTGAGGAAAGTTTTAATATTACTCATTGGACGGAAATGCCGTCGGGAGGACATTTTGCAGCAATGGAACAACCAAAATTATTAGCCTATGACATTAAAAATTTTTTCAAAAGTTTGATATAA